The Sneathiella limimaris region AGATGGAGCCTGTCCGCGCCCAGTTCACAAGTTTGTCTACTTGTGTAACGACAAATCCTTTGTCATCTAATTCACTGGAAATCCCACGAAAAAACTCGTCCTGTTCTGTCCCGATAGCTCCAGACGCTGGAGTTTGTTGAGTGGATGTTACTCCCATTCGAGAGCTCCCTTCTTCCATTCGTAAATAAATCCGATCGTCAGAATGCCTAAGAAGACAATCATAGACCAGAAACCGAATAATCCGATATCACCCAGTGACACAGCCCATGGGAACAGGAAGGCCACCTCTAGGTCAAAGATAATGAATAGAATCGCAACCAGGTAAAACCGCACATCGAATTGAGTACGCGCATCACCGAACGGCTCAAAGCCACATTCATATGGAGAGAGTTTTTCCGCGTCCGGATGTTGGCGTGCAACAATCAAAGATGCCGCAACAATGACCAAGGACAGGCCAATCGCGATACCCAGAAAAATCAGGATCGGTAGATATTCAAGTAGTAATGCTTCCATTCTCGACAACACCGCGCGGGATCGTTTGGGATGATCCTTGATGCGGCACTCCCTCTAGCTCTGTTAGTGCGCATTATAGTGTGGGTTATAAGGAAAAAAAGGCATTTAGCAACAAAATTTCGCCATTTTCTTTTACGTGCGCTTGAGATGACACATAGCTTTCCCTGCCACAAATCGGACATTATAAACAGCGGAAAATTTTTGGGGAAAATGGCGGGAGTGACGGGACTCGAACCCGCGGCCTCCGGCGTGACAGGCCGGCGCTCTAACCAACTGAGCTACACCCCCGCTGTGAGGCCGTGTTTTATTGGAGGAGGCCCCCGCTGTCAAGCAACATAAATGTAAAAATGAAAGATTTTTTTCAATACTATTTTAGAAGCACAAAAACGGCAGTTTTATGCCGCTTTAAACAAGCAGATCTGACCGACTAAATCCTAGAGCTAAGGAAATTTTCAAAAAAGATTTGGTAGGAAACAATAATTCGAAAAGACAAATCGCAAATCGCTTTGAATCATGATGCCAAACCAATTCAAAAATAATCCTGATTGGAGTGCTAATTCTGAATCAAAAGCGCCAATCATATTTTCTATATTAATTATATATCAGATAGTTACATCGAATCATTACTAGAAAGAATCAAGTAGCGTCAAAGATGCTTAACAAATATTTCGCATTACAGAAATCTGACTGAGTTAGTTTAAAGCGTAAAATTCGCACGCAGTCGAAAAACAAAAAACCGTTCCATAAGAACACATAATCAGCCAGCGTTTGCGCTGTAATCCCAAAAAGCAAAAGGCCCGCTGATTGCGGGCCTTTTGTGCTTGAATGGTGGGTGATGAGAGATTCGAACTCCCGACCCCTTCGGTGTAAACGAAGTGCTCTAACCAGCTGAGCTAATCACCCATCGTGCGTTGCGAGGCAGTGTATAACAGGCCATTTGACCAAAGGGAAGATAAAAAAAGAGGCCAGACCAATTTTTTTTGATCTGACCTCTTCTATAAGAAGTAAACAGGTAAAAATTACTTGTTTACAGCGTCTTTCAGGCCTTTGCCTGCTTTGAACTTAGGCTGTTTTGACGCAGGAATCTGAATAGTTTCACCAGTCCGAGGATTCCGTCCTTCTGAGGCTTTCCGTTCAGCTACGCTAAAGGTACCGAAGCCAACCAGGCGAACATCATCACCTTTAGTCAGAGCAGAAGAAACTGCATCAAGCACTGCATCCACACTTTTTGCGGCTTCTGTTTTGCCAAGACCGGTTGAATCAGCCACTGCGGCAACGAGATCGTTTTTATTCACTATAAGCCCCCTTCAAGTTCTTAATGTAAATCATGTTGTTCAATTCATTTTCCAACAAAAGACCGGTGAATACTAGAAGCGACGCTTTCAATGGTCAAAGGGAAATTTCAATTTATCCCCAGTTTTCTGCGCATTCACAACAGTTTAGTGAAAATTTTAGTGAGTCGTAACGCCATCCGTAGATTTTTGGGCGGATGCTGCACTTGCTAACTCCTGAGCGATGCGTTCTTCACTCCAGTCAAGCGGCTCTAGCGGCTTGGTAAGAGCTATTTTTAACACCTCTTCAACGTCAGAAACTGGAATAATCTTGAGTCCCTCTTTCACATTATCGGGAATCTCTTCCAAGTCCTTTTCGTTGTCTTTCGGAATCAGGACAGTTCGAATACCACCTCGCAAGGCGGCAAGAAGCTTTTCTTTCAATCCACCAATTGGAAGTACTCGTCCACGGAGAGTTACTTCGCCTGTCATGGCGACATCTTTATGGACAGGTATATTTGTCAACACGGAGATGATCGACGTTACCATTGCAATCCCGGCAGAAGGCCCATCTTTTGGCGTGGCGCCCTCAGGTACGTGAACGTGAATATCATGGCGGTCAAAATCAGTTGGTTTGACGCCCATATCCAAGCAACGAGCCTGTACAAAACTTTTTGCAGCCTGCACAGATTCCTGCATCACATCCCCAAGTTTACCTGTGATTTGCATCCGGCCTTTACCGTAAAGCTTCACAGCTTCGATAGTGAGGAGCTCACCACCAACTTCAGTCCAGGCAAGACCTGTAACCAAGCCGATCTGGTCTTCCTCTTCGATCATGCCATAGCGGAATTTCCGAACACCGGCAAAGTCTTTAAGGTTCTCAGGTGTGACGTGGATACTTTCGATACCATCGGTCGTGATTTTCTTTACAGCCTTCCGAGCAAGTTTCGCGATTTCACGCTCTAAGCTTCGAACACCAGCTTCCCGGCAATAATACCGGATAAGATCCCGAATGGCGTCATCTGTTACTGACCATTCTTTCTCTTTCAAGCCGTGGTTCTTCATCTGTTTTTTCAACAAATGACGTTTGGCGATTTCGACTTTTTCATCTTCTGTGTAACCAGAGAGCTGAATAATCTCCATACGATCCCGAAGTGGTCCGGGCATATTCAGAGAGTTAGCTGTACAGATAAACATCACTTCGGAGAGGTCATATTCGACCTCCAGATAATGATCGGCGAAATGGGTATTCTGCTCCGGATCGAGAACTTCCAATAATGCAGAAGATGGATCACCACGGAAATCATTGCCAAGCTTGTCAATCTCATCAAACAAGAACAATGGATTGATTGATTTCGCCTTTTTCATGGACTGGATGACTTTACCTGGCATTGACCCGATATAAGTTCTCCGGTGACCACGGATTTCAGCTTCGTCGCGCACACCACCAAGGGCTACACGGACGAAATTCCGTCCAGTTGCTTTAGCAACAGATTGACCAAGCGAAGTCTTACCAACGCCAGGAGGTCCAACCAAGCAAAGGATGGAGCCCTGATTTTTCCTGACCCGTTGTTGAACAGCAAGATATTCCAAAATGCGTTCTTTGACTTTTTCCAAGCCGTAATGATCATCATTCAGGATTTTTTCAGCCAGTTTCAGATCTTTCTTAACGCGGGTCCGCTTACCCCAAGGGATCGTCAGCAACCAATCCAGATAATTCCGAACAACAGTTGCTTCTGCAGACATTGGGCTCATGCTACGCAGCTTTTTCATTTCCTGCTGGCACTTTTCGCGAGCTTCTTTGGTCAGCTTTGTATCTGCGATCTTTTCTTCAAGTTCGCTTAACTCATCGCGACCATCTTCGCCCTCACCCAGTTCTTTCTGAATGGCTTTCATCTGCTCATTCAAATAATATTCCCGTTGGGTTTTCTCCATCTGGCGTTTGACACGGTTGCGAATTTTCTTCTCAACCTGCAGAACTCCAATTTCTTCTTCCATCAGGCTGTAAATTCGCTCTAAACGCTCAGCAACATTCTCAATTTCAAGAAGTTCCTGCTTTTCAGCGATCTTAAGTGCCATATGAGAGGCCATAGTATCAGCCAGCTTTGATGGTTCATCAATCTGGTTAAGGGATACCAAAACTTCAGGCGGGACTTTCCGGTTCAGTTTCACATATTGCTCGAACTGTGTAATGACAGAACGCGCCAACGCTTCAAGTTCCGCACTATCATCATGATCTTCTGCAATGATTTCAGCATGCGCCTGGAAAAAATCTTCATTTGGAATGAATGAAGTTATGCGGGCCCGCTCGACACCTTCAACAAGCACTTTGACAGTTCCGTCCGGCAACTTCAAAAGTTGCAAAACCGAGGCAACTGTCCCGACATTATGGATGTCGTCCTCACCAGGATCGTCTTTGCTCGCATCTTTCTGCGCAACGAGAAGAATTTGTTTGTCATCGTTCATAACATCTTCGAGGGCACGAACAGATTTATCGCGACCCACAAAGAGGGGAACAATCATATGAGGGAAAACAACAATGTCCCTCAAAGGCAAAACGGGAAAATCTTGTGATTGAGAAATTTC contains the following coding sequences:
- the lon gene encoding endopeptidase La; this encodes MNEISQSQDFPVLPLRDIVVFPHMIVPLFVGRDKSVRALEDVMNDDKQILLVAQKDASKDDPGEDDIHNVGTVASVLQLLKLPDGTVKVLVEGVERARITSFIPNEDFFQAHAEIIAEDHDDSAELEALARSVITQFEQYVKLNRKVPPEVLVSLNQIDEPSKLADTMASHMALKIAEKQELLEIENVAERLERIYSLMEEEIGVLQVEKKIRNRVKRQMEKTQREYYLNEQMKAIQKELGEGEDGRDELSELEEKIADTKLTKEAREKCQQEMKKLRSMSPMSAEATVVRNYLDWLLTIPWGKRTRVKKDLKLAEKILNDDHYGLEKVKERILEYLAVQQRVRKNQGSILCLVGPPGVGKTSLGQSVAKATGRNFVRVALGGVRDEAEIRGHRRTYIGSMPGKVIQSMKKAKSINPLFLFDEIDKLGNDFRGDPSSALLEVLDPEQNTHFADHYLEVEYDLSEVMFICTANSLNMPGPLRDRMEIIQLSGYTEDEKVEIAKRHLLKKQMKNHGLKEKEWSVTDDAIRDLIRYYCREAGVRSLEREIAKLARKAVKKITTDGIESIHVTPENLKDFAGVRKFRYGMIEEEDQIGLVTGLAWTEVGGELLTIEAVKLYGKGRMQITGKLGDVMQESVQAAKSFVQARCLDMGVKPTDFDRHDIHVHVPEGATPKDGPSAGIAMVTSIISVLTNIPVHKDVAMTGEVTLRGRVLPIGGLKEKLLAALRGGIRTVLIPKDNEKDLEEIPDNVKEGLKIIPVSDVEEVLKIALTKPLEPLDWSEERIAQELASAASAQKSTDGVTTH
- a CDS encoding NADH-quinone oxidoreductase subunit A, whose amino-acid sequence is MEALLLEYLPILIFLGIAIGLSLVIVAASLIVARQHPDAEKLSPYECGFEPFGDARTQFDVRFYLVAILFIIFDLEVAFLFPWAVSLGDIGLFGFWSMIVFLGILTIGFIYEWKKGALEWE
- a CDS encoding HU family DNA-binding protein — encoded protein: MNKNDLVAAVADSTGLGKTEAAKSVDAVLDAVSSALTKGDDVRLVGFGTFSVAERKASEGRNPRTGETIQIPASKQPKFKAGKGLKDAVNK